The sequence ttattacaataccgggggatacaagctcgagagtgagccgaaaATCATAAAGTGCAGTGGAAAATAaattagcccaggccacaggcagaactgggtgaagacacagccccttcaatcaagcatagcagaaaataagtcttcagctgctgaaaaacataaataaatctgggtgaatacactaggtattccgcaagcccacccggctcccgtaaagagaaagtgacctatattgtacatgcttcatatggtggagttgaagtcactcatactttttcagagaaaggcagtactcgttGTTTAAGGTTTTCCCAAGATAATAGAAATGACACtcgcttgaccaccactgagcttcccgctcccgtggtactactttctttccagaaacacacacccatttccctgttcccggttgtagtagaaacactaattgtcataccataccagactcgtccataccagtggacacggactatttgaataggtttagactctgcgtagaggggtacactttacccactagtccggctctgcgatcccatggccaatgagatcccaaTCCAAAaatctttccttccttgcatgtcctaaccttaacggttataccggaaggagtcaggccaccgccatgtccaaaccggacaaatcattccccctccttatcctcccggtgctccccagccttcataaccctggggttggatcgtacgagttcagatcgagtggctgcccacacagcctcgagtggttgtactttttatgagtacaggtaatgaaagatgacaaaccagtccttatacgagaggacaatccttctgctcacgcctaaaccagctgagccatcaccttaggccctcccctaaaccagggagtccctgatcatcctactcaccaggtgatgagggtgaatacccttcatcgcacactttttggaaaacatgttacttgcacccttttacttatcccatatcttgtaatcaaaggtgattgttaatgcgggctctctcatgctcaccatgcaattcgattcccatcccatattccaggcttaggcagtggtagagagaaataggtaaataatgcatcaagggaaggatggacttgcctttgtcgaagctttcctggcacaagaggtttatctcggaggggtcgagttcttgcccttcttccggagctataaatTTCGGAGGATcgaatccctcttccgctaatcaaacacagataataacaatacatcaatcatggtgactttagtgggggtgtgccatttcttatatctcattattttggtgccctataatttatttggactatttttggtacataaaatattagcatataattctatatgagaaaatgggaaaataaaagagaaaaataaaaagaaaaggaatttccAGCCTTGCTGGGCTGGAGGGGGATTTCGGCCCACTTGGGCGCGAGcgtgcgcgcgcgggcgcgcttgcgGCCCGGCTGGCCCAGCAGCGAGGGGGAGACGGCGGGGGACGGCGCCGTGGCACGGGGCCCACATGCCAGCGAGGGGGGGGGGTTAACGGCGTGGACGGCCACAGAAGGAGAGGGGGGGGGGTTCGACCGGAGTCCGACCGAcggtgaaatcccgcggcggttctccgccattGGTCCGGTTCTACGGCGGGGAGGcggtggcgaggcacgggcgggtgcaggggatcacgggggtggggttaatttgaccggcgggggcctatggcggccggttcgcggcacggtggcgggtgTCCACGGCGGCGAGGTCGCCGGTGTCGCAGTTGGGTGCAATAGGGGGCGGGGAGGTGTGCCTCGTGACCGTGATCGTGTGGCGGAGCTCAAGCACTAGTTTAATTTGACCAAAAATCACTTGGGAGGGAAGAGCGGGGCTCACCGGAGCGACGGGGGAGTGCGGCGGCGCTAGCTCGATTGGCTCGGGGGAAAGCGGAGGAGATGGTCGGAGCTGGTGTGGagggaacggggctcgggcgggtccttttataggcgcccgggagagggagagggatggaggggacggcgagctcaccatgatggcgggaatggcgctaacgtCGATTGAGACAGCTCGGgtaggcggggggggggggggtgaggggACGGGTCGGGTACAGTGGCGGGGTGGTCGCTGAGGTCGGGCGtgccttaatggcgaggcgacggggcgagaGGGGCTCGGCGGTAGACGCGCCGGTGAGGCATGGGCGAGAACGACGAAGCTGACAGGTGGGCCCGAGCTGCTAGGGAGAGggagcggcgcgagagggagggaggtgagttgctgacgggtggggccaagCTGTCAGCGGGGCGCACGACGCGcggagctgggccgcctgggccggggagaGGGGAAGGGGAAAGCGCGGGCGCGGCGCGGGTTGGGCCAAATACGACCCAGCCGAGGAGGGGGggaggtttttcctttttcttttctttttctaatttctaattcctttcttttcctttttctatttttgtttctttttcctttgaatcaaaaattctctaaatgatcttgagtgataaatatagtctatgtgaggtgctcttattatttcaagtgtatgcacatgatgaggtgttctaagggtagagttaagggagaaaataaaataagggggggggggttaggaggttagggtttcaaaccttgggttgggatttttgggatgttacagcaATTGCACAAAGTGAAATGCTCAAAgttaatgcggaatgtaaagcaagggtaagaagactcctctaatttttttgccgaggtatcgaagagttgaCACTCTTCCCTAGTtctcgttggagcacccacgcaagggtatcACTCTCCCATGGTACTCACAAGAACCAAGTGCtatctatgagatgatcctttgccactccagcgcggtggatccctcacgaccgcgtacaaacttgagccgggtcaccaacaagtcctTCGGGGTGATCACCGCACTCCAATCGCCACCAAACCGTCtaagtgatgccgatcaccaagagtaacaagctatagactttcacttgaccaatagaagcctaatgcatgtggtgtgtgctctaggtggatcTCATGTGCAATAATGAGGTCCTAACACGAGATTATGATTTTCTAATCAtctcactaggctttgtgggaCTTGCAATGCACTAGCAATTAATATACTTGAATGTGGGCAGCAAGCACTTAATGTGGCTGGTGGAGGGGTTATAAATAGCCCAAACTAGCTGTTGCTGCAGTCTGCTgcgcattggcgcaccggacagtccgatgacccaccagtgcgccaacggtgtgctgcaacggctagttctgatagcTAGTCGTTGCTCTGACAGcgtaccggatagtgaacagtgactgtccggtgcgcacctaaAAATTGGCTCTGCGAACTTGTCACTCTTGGGTTTCTCGGGGGCAGAGGGGCTGCCCCGGGGTAAGCTGGCCCCACTGtcagggggcgcaccggacagtccggtgcgcaccagacagtctagtgcCCCTAGGACAGTAAACCAAAATTCTTTTCTTTTGGTTTTTCTAACCCGATTTCGTTCTAAGTTttgagtgtgttatagagtgacacctagcactagttgTGAATGTGAACATGCACCAACATTACATTAgaaatctcttggtcaaactactcatccacaacatctctttatagtacggttaaaataaaaatagaagacctaattttataccaagtgtccacaactccttcaACACTCGGAATataaagaccttcatcttttgattcgacTTTTTCAACCGttgcttcaagttctcatctgagTGATTGTTTTCAGCGTTGCAACACAACCTCTTGTAATTTGATCTAATTTATcatttgctctgcaaaacaccgttagtcacatataatcttatgttgtcattaatcaataAAATCAATCGATGTCTAGATGCTTtcaatagagtagtagagattatgtTGTTTAATGACTATAAGATTAAGATCGTTGGAAGTAAAAAAAAGTCTAATTTACCGACCCGCCTCAACCATCGCTCAACTTTGGGGCAAATCTGGCCGTCCTCCTTCAGTCCTTCCCTCCAGCGGTCCAGCCTCCCCCTTCTACGTGCAGTTTATCTTTTTCTCGAACTTGTTTTCTGCCTCTGTCCCCCTCCTCTCCTCTTTCTAAGCGGTTACGCCAAGCAAGGAGAGGGTTGTTTGGCTCGTGAAGTTGGTGTTGAAACCGTGCCAGCCAAATAGGGTTACCCGATTACGTAGGAGTGATAACTATTCCTAGGCCTCGATATGGATCTCCAACTCGCTGGCTTGTTAAGGTAACGAGTTGGCTAACTCGGCTCGTTAAGAAACGAGCCAGATAATTATTTCGGCTTATTTGTAAGCTTGAGCTGACTCATTTAGTTTACGAGCCACAAAAAATATACATGTATATaaacaacaatataatcaattgctagttagttttatactaatttaacagTGGAAAAGAGTAATAATACTCGTAAGTTCATATATCACATCAATTAAGCCATAAACTAACACAGTTCATCACATATTAGTTCATTTAGTATAAGTACATGTTTTGTTTTGGTGATAAATGCTAGCTTATTCGAGCTAACGAGACAAGGTGAAATTATTTTGTCGAACCAAACTGATTATGAATCGAGCGAGTTCACGGACCACGATTATTTTGTCCAGCACTAACTACTCCTATAAAACTGTGTTGTGACAGAATGCTGATCTGTTCCTTCCGTCGCAAATGTGCTGTGTCCCTCTTCATCCTCCTCCTTTCTCAGTCACATACACGGGAGCTGTCCACGCCGGCCTTCCCCCCTACCACCACATAAATCCGCGCCTACTCCGCACCATCTTCTCTGCTCACCACGCGCCTCCAAGGTAGGGTTTCTCTCCCCCTCACTCCTGCTCCGTCTCCGGCTCCGCGCGGAATTCAGAGTCATGTTTCCATGTTCCGGATGCTAAAGGACCCGTTTTTATCCGCGTGCCCGTGCTAGGGCCTCGCCTCGCCCGCCCGCCGGTCCAGGATGGGCGCACGGATTTAGCTGATCCCGTCGCTGCTCGCGCCCGATCTCGCGGCGCCCCGCCCCATCAGCTCCGCGAGATGATCTGAGCCCCGCGATCTGGTGGAGAAATGGAGCCGCCGCCGGATCTGAACACCCACCTGCCGCCGCGGAAGCGCCTGCTCGCCGGGCTCAGGACGGCAGccaccgccgccgagccgctaccgccgccgcccgcccacgCCGACCTCGCCGCCCGCCTCCGCGAGATGGCGCTCGCCGCCAACGCGTCGGCGTCCTCGCCCGAGGAGACGATCGAGGCGGCGAGGGCGGCCGCGCAGGCCGCCGCGGACGCCGCCGTTGCTGCGCGCGCCGTGGCCGCCGAGAAGGCCGCCGTCGCCGCGAAGGCTAGGGCGGCCGCGCGCGCCGCCATGGAGTTCATCGACTCCTTCTCTACCAGGGCCGGCGCGTCCAGGAACGGGAGCGGCCTCCAGTTCAAGATCAGGTCTAGGAAGAAGCATGTCCAGGTCAAGATGCTGTACAGGCCCAATGGAACCCTAGGGCCAGCGGAGGCTCCCAAGCCTAGGAGACGCAAGCAGTCGGATGAAGAGGTCCCGCACAATTTGCACCGCCTCATGAATAGCTCGCCGAGGATCTCTCACGCTGGACTGCCCAAGAGGCCTCGCACGACCGCTGCTGGGGATGCCAAAAATGGAGCTGTAGCACCCGGTGGAGGTAACGGCGCTGGTGTTTGTAACGGTTCTTCAGTTCAGGTGCCGACGGAGGCTGGCGGTTGGTtgggtaatggatgctctgagGCGAAATCTCATGAGAGAACCGTTCCATTGCTCAACCACGAGGTCTCTGGTGAAGACTCATCCAGGCACGCCGCGAAGAGTAGCGGCGGCATTGCTGACAACGGAGTCGGGGTTGGGAACTCGAGTGCTGGTCAGAAAGTGAAGGTCAAGAGGAAGGAGCTGCTCCTGAATCAAAATACCGGTAAAGAAAGAGAAGAACCAGAAGAGGCCACACAAACAGAGCCCTTTGTACGTTCTATCACGCTCGATGAATCGAAAccaaactcaaaaggaaaaggaaGGTCAAACCCAAATGGGAATGGAACAGAAAGGCTTGCAGGCCCTGCAGATACGAAGGGCCGTGGCGAAGGCGTGACGCCACCGAAGATAACTTCCGTATGGAAGATCAAGAAGCTGAAGACATCTCACTGCTCTTCCGACAGCAaggtgctgcacaaggtctgcgtGCCGCCTCCTACGGCGGCTGAGACCTCTGCTTCGGTGAAAGCTGATTAGCGAGGCACCATAGCGTATAGTTCGGCGGATGCATGTCTTAGCTACGCTTGTTGTGAGGTTTTTGTATGTTCAAGTTGCTACTCGGACGAGGAGGGAAAGCGGAGGTAAATCTCTCTTGGTAGATCTCACGTTTGCTTTGATTTTTCATACGAATGTGCTTGTTTTATGGTATATAGATTATTGGGTATTTCTACTGTACTGTTTCTGCCCCTGCTTCCATTTGATGTCACTAGTGGTAGGGAGTGTGGCATAATCATGTAGATGTACCTGCTATGCATACATCGTTTTAATAAATGGCACCATTGCTCTCAGATACTATTTTTTTTGCCTGTGTTTCTTGGTGTCCTTTACACTATCATGGTTAGTGCAGATATCTGTTAAATTATCAGGGGATTATGACAACAGGTAAGAAGTCCTATTTGCCTGTAACTACTAGTCGAGGTAATTGCTCTTTTCATGTACGAGCTAGAAAGAAATTGTTGTATAATTAATGTTATTAATAAGACCGAACATGACTGATGTGTGAGCCTCTGTTTTCGCTGCTTCTGAGTAGATTCCCAACTCCAGCATATGATGTTAGCATGCATGCTTCTGATTTGGTTCACTAGATTTTATGCCCAAAATATGATGGACTAGCATTCAGGTTCTTTGGATGATGTTACTTTTCCAGATCGTTTTTTATACCGATCACAATATTCATGGGTGGCTGAACATGGAAGGGCCATTGGAATTGCAAGATGTTAGATCCTATTTGTTTTCACATGTGAGTATATTTTGTGATGGTGATGAGTGATGACTACTGTCTTGAGGGCGCCCTGCATGTTGTGGCACCTGCACCATGTGTAACCAGATTACCAGAATTCAGTTGAGTGTTTGTCTGTGTTTGATGCCAGCACCATGGTGTGGCTGGAGAAGACACCATGCCTAGCTTAGCTAGTACCAGAATTCAGTTGACTTGTGATAACCTGGTGGTGATAGGAAAGTTGGGAGCAGCATGGGTACTGTTGCTGGTATGGCAAGCATGAGTGATGGTGGTGGACCTGGTGGCCACAGGTGCACCTAGATTTTTTCTCtcttctgctgctgctgctggtggatCTAGCACAGATGATGCATACTCCTACATGATTGCTACTCCCTCTGTCTGAACAAAATGACGTTCTAGTTTTCTCCAGGAAATTACAGATTATCTCATGTTTGACAAAAAAAACAAGACAAATTATCTTATGTTTGACCAAGTATTACGCTAAATTGAAGTGGAGCATGGATAAGATGTGGGATGCTGGCGCAATAATATACGACCAACGACCAGTGTTGCACGCAATAATATATATGTTAACGAAAAGATAATAATTTTTGTACGTATAATCTGGAATTGCCATCAAATAAACGAATCGCTTCCGCATAAGCAAAATAAAACACCTTACTCGATATGTTTAAGCCAAGCTGACAAAATCCACTAATGAACTGAAACTGAAGCTGCCCTCATGTAGGTTGAAATGCGAGGTGTATGAAGCGTCATATTAATCTAggacaaaagaaaagaaaagaaaaaaacgtGTTCATGTGGACAAAAACAAACGCCTCGGATCGAGTACCGTACGTACACCCACCGCGACAtgtgcttcttttccttttccctttttgatTTGCAGAGACACTGTGGTAGTCTGTCCGCGGGTTGCTCACATGCGAGTTAAATTGACAACGCCAGTGGGTCCCAAAAACCACATGGATGGTGTTCTATCACCTCATCGTCGTTATATAATCTTTGTGAATTTCAGGTTAACTCTACTACTCCATCCGTCTGTATAATTTAGTTGTTTTGAATTTATCTTAAGTCAATCATTATTAACTTCGACCGGTTATATCGAAAAATTTTTTACAACATAAAAGTAAAGTTGTTAGACTTATCATGACTTGAACTGCCATAATATCTTATTCTTCTAGCATAAAATAATTTAATCTTATATATTgttggttaaatttaaaatagctTGACTTAGAACCAATCTAAAACGACTAAATCATGTGAAAACAGAGGGAGTATATAGTAGCTTTTAACTGTTAGTTACCGACGCACTGTTTGAGATGTCCCCCGCTCCGGAAATTTTGGTGGAGTTAGTGAAGCAAATTATTAGATGTTCTAGAAAATCATGGAGTTGGGAGTTGCAAACCCTTAAAAGACATCTAAATAAGTCATTCCTTCATATTTTTTAAAAACATTTAAATTTAGATTATAAACTACAACATGCTGGAACTTAGAGCAATCATAAACACCCACTagctttgtgttgtgtgtgtgaGAGATTAGGTGAAGCTCTCTCATCCCCACTACTAGTACTAGCACAGTCCATTGTACAGCTGTCAGCTATGGTACATACATACATTATCCCACAACCACCTCCAAGATGAACATTTtacacttgagtttggttgttaaaATCACTAACTCCCTCAAGAAGGCTGGTCGTCAGTTCGCCACCGTCAAGAGAGTAGAAGATGGTTAGCACTAAGCACTTGTACGGGCAGTTTTACAGAAAGGTCCCTGAGGTAGAAAACCAAGGCCAACACATCTCCGGACGGGACGGGCACAAGACAACCATCGGAGTCGGAGGCACCCGCACCGCACGCCGACCCGCGCACACTCCCCCGCGGCCGCGCCCCCGATCTCGCCGGGCCGGTGGCCCTCGCCGCCGGCGACACCCACCGCCCAATCGCCCACGCCCGGGGGGCGATGGAGGCGGCCTTCGACGCCTACTTCCGCGCCGCAGATCTGGACCGCGACGGCCGGATCAGCGGCCAGGAGGCCGTCGCCTTCTTCAAGGGCTCCGGCCTGCCCCAGCCCGTCCTCGCGCAGGTGGTCCTCagatctcctctctctcctccccaGCGCCGCGCCGCTCCTACCACGGCGATCTGTGCAGTCCAGCCACCCCCCGTGCGGTTCGAATCGCAGGGTGCCTGGTCGGTGCGGCCTAGTTGCTCGGTCGGAATTTCGAGCTCCCTTGGGCTACGGGAGCCGAGATTCTGGATCCCGCGTTGCTCATTTTGGTTTATGGATGGATGTCGCTGTATCCCACTACTTCCCAAGGAATCAACCTTAAGTTACTTTTCAGTGCTCATGCTTAAATGTGTCCTGCTACTCCTGCCTTGATCCAGCTGTGTAATTAGGCACTCTAGCTCGCACTTTGCTTGTCATGTTTCTGTAATACCAAGGTTCGCTCATCCAAGCTTGGAACACCGAGTGGGGTTTCAACGGTTGTGCTTGCTTGCTTAGTACCAAGTGTCGGGAACCAAGGTTTAGGCCACAGATTGGGGCTTTCCATTTGAGCGCCATGAGCCTAATTTGCATTTAGGATCCAATCTGAGCGGAGTACAAGATTACGTTTAGCCCGTTCGTTGGACCCAGGGATGGATCCTAAACATCCGAATTATATGACAATTTTTATATcttaacatatatatatatatatatataaatataatttAGTGCTAAATTTTAGTCATGTTGTTAAGAATATTATAGAAGACAAGAATAAAATTTTGTATATATttttttgcattattttctcactaCGATGTAAAAGGTGAAAAAACATTCGAATCCGAATTCATATCTGTATCCaaattttatatcaattatttaaaaatatatagaaCAATTTTGGGGTTTACTTTTTATGAATCTTAATTAGCTCATTGCtgaaaacaagaatataaatttacattc is a genomic window of Zea mays cultivar B73 chromosome 5, Zm-B73-REFERENCE-NAM-5.0, whole genome shotgun sequence containing:
- the LOC103626480 gene encoding uncharacterized protein, encoding MEPPPDLNTHLPPRKRLLAGLRTAATAAEPLPPPPAHADLAARLREMALAANASASSPEETIEAARAAAQAAADAAVAARAVAAEKAAVAAKARAAARAAMEFIDSFSTRAGASRNGSGLQFKIRSRKKHVQVKMLYRPNGTLGPAEAPKPRRRKQSDEEVPHNLHRLMNSSPRISHAGLPKRPRTTAAGDAKNGAVAPGGGNGAGVCNGSSVQVPTEAGGWLGNGCSEAKSHERTVPLLNHEVSGEDSSRHAAKSSGGIADNGVGVGNSSAGQKVKVKRKELLLNQNTGKEREEPEEATQTEPFVRSITLDESKPNSKGKGRSNPNGNGTERLAGPADTKGRGEGVTPPKITSVWKIKKLKTSHCSSDSKVLHKVCVPPPTAAETSASVKAD